In Aequorivita sp. H23M31, a single window of DNA contains:
- the porX gene encoding T9SS response regulator signal transducer PorX: MSEIKILWVDDEIDMLKPHILFLENKNYRVTTAKSGSEALEEIKKDTFDIVFLDENMPGLTGLETLSEIKEIYAAIPVVMITKSEEEYIMEEAIGSKIADYLIKPVNPNQILLSLKKNLDHSRLISEKTTSNYQQEFRKIAMDLSMVNSFEEWRDLYQKLVYWELELENIEDPGMFEILESQKVEANNQFCKFIDKNYPDWFIDKDEAPIMSHTLFQKKIKPQMQQGTPTLLVVVDNLRLDQWKALEPSIANIYKKTSEELFCSILPTATQYARNAIFSGLMPLDMEKLHPDLWLNDTDEGGKNMKEEEFFAAQLKRLGLQLNWSYHKISSLKQGKKLVENFKSHKDEDLTVVVYNFVDMLSHSKTEMEVIKELASTDKSYRSLTQSWFKNSPLLEIIQQAARLGFKLIITTDHGTINVKNPSKVIGDKNTSLNLRYKTGRSLTYEEKDVLAATDPKSIKLPAINMSSSFIFAKGDYFFAYPNNYNHYVSYYRNTYQHGGVSMQEMIIPFSVHIPR; encoded by the coding sequence ATGAGCGAAATAAAAATACTGTGGGTGGATGACGAAATAGACATGCTAAAACCCCATATCCTCTTCTTAGAAAATAAAAATTATCGAGTTACTACGGCCAAAAGTGGGTCGGAGGCCCTAGAAGAAATAAAGAAGGACACTTTCGATATCGTTTTTTTGGATGAGAATATGCCGGGATTAACGGGTCTTGAGACACTCTCGGAAATAAAGGAAATTTATGCTGCAATCCCTGTGGTTATGATTACCAAAAGTGAGGAGGAATATATAATGGAGGAAGCCATTGGCTCCAAAATAGCGGATTATTTAATTAAGCCGGTAAATCCAAATCAAATTTTGCTCAGTTTGAAAAAGAACTTGGACCACAGTCGGTTGATCTCTGAAAAAACTACTTCAAATTACCAGCAGGAATTCCGAAAAATTGCAATGGATCTATCTATGGTCAATAGTTTTGAGGAATGGCGAGATCTGTACCAAAAATTGGTTTATTGGGAACTGGAACTGGAAAACATCGAAGATCCTGGTATGTTCGAGATTTTAGAATCCCAAAAAGTTGAGGCCAACAATCAGTTCTGCAAATTTATTGATAAAAATTACCCCGATTGGTTTATAGACAAGGATGAAGCGCCTATTATGAGCCATACTTTGTTCCAGAAAAAGATAAAACCACAAATGCAACAAGGTACTCCTACTCTATTAGTAGTGGTGGATAACTTAAGGCTGGATCAGTGGAAAGCATTGGAGCCATCCATTGCCAATATTTATAAAAAGACTTCGGAAGAACTCTTCTGCAGTATTCTCCCGACCGCTACCCAATATGCGCGAAATGCTATATTTTCAGGTCTTATGCCACTTGATATGGAAAAGCTCCATCCAGATCTTTGGTTAAATGACACGGATGAAGGAGGGAAAAACATGAAAGAAGAAGAGTTTTTTGCGGCTCAACTAAAAAGACTTGGATTACAATTAAATTGGAGCTATCATAAAATTTCAAGTTTAAAGCAGGGAAAAAAACTAGTTGAAAACTTTAAAAGCCACAAGGATGAAGATTTGACAGTAGTGGTTTATAATTTTGTGGATATGCTTTCTCATTCAAAAACCGAAATGGAAGTTATTAAAGAGCTCGCCTCTACCGATAAATCTTATAGATCCTTGACCCAAAGCTGGTTTAAAAATTCGCCCTTGTTGGAAATTATACAACAGGCGGCACGACTTGGTTTTAAACTTATTATTACAACCGACCACGGAACGATTAATGTAAAAAACCCATCAAAAGTAATTGGTGACAAAAATACCAGTTTGAATTTGCGGTACAAAACAGGAAGAAGTCTTACCTATGAGGAGAAGGACGTATTGGCAGCAACAGACCCGAAATCGATAAAGTTACCTGCAATCAATATGAGCAGTTCCTTTATTTTTGCAAAAGGGGATTACTTTTTCGCATATCCAAACAACTACAACCATTATGTTAGTTATTACCGAAACACATATCAACATGGAGGCGTTTCAATGCAAGAGATGATAATACCTTTTTCTGTACATATTCCTAGGTAA
- a CDS encoding non-canonical purine NTP diphosphatase, whose protein sequence is MKLVFATHNENKFSEVKAMLPSQIELLSLDDIGCDEDIAETAETIEGNAILKANYVRQNYNLDCFADDTGLEVRALNNEPGVFSARYAGPSHDSNANMEKLLNNMKNLTDRSARFKTAIALSMQNSEELFLGICEGKIIQKPRGTSGFGYDPIFQPDGFDKTFAEMTSLQKSEIGHRGKAMRRLMDYLSKK, encoded by the coding sequence ATGAAACTTGTCTTTGCCACTCATAACGAAAACAAATTTTCTGAAGTTAAAGCTATGCTGCCGTCACAGATTGAATTGTTGAGTTTGGATGATATTGGTTGTGATGAGGACATTGCTGAAACAGCTGAAACAATAGAAGGAAATGCTATTCTAAAAGCCAATTATGTCCGCCAGAATTATAACCTCGACTGTTTTGCCGATGATACTGGACTGGAGGTAAGAGCCCTCAATAATGAACCGGGGGTCTTTAGTGCCCGTTATGCTGGTCCCTCCCACGATTCAAACGCCAATATGGAAAAACTCTTGAATAATATGAAAAACTTGACAGACCGTTCGGCTCGTTTTAAAACAGCTATCGCTCTCTCTATGCAAAATTCCGAAGAATTGTTTCTAGGAATTTGTGAAGGAAAAATTATCCAAAAACCAAGAGGCACGTCAGGATTTGGGTATGATCCTATTTTTCAACCCGATGGATTCGATAAAACCTTCGCCGAAATGACCTCCTTACAAAAGAGTGAAATTGGCCACCGTGGAAAAGCTATGCGACGGTTGATGGATTATTTATCAAAAAAATAA